Proteins encoded by one window of Bradyrhizobium sp. B097:
- a CDS encoding FAD binding domain-containing protein: MSDDRWKRGVPPKALVIGGSMAGLFAALLLRREGWDVDVYERIGAELAGRGAGIVTHSELFDVLARAGIDTAAAAVGVVVPGRRVLDRSGQIAGELGLRQVLTSWGHLYGLLKAALPAEHYHHGKNLTDATEFGDRVVARFSDGTEASGDLLIGADGIFSSVRTQLAANVQPKYAGYVAWRGLVNERDLSARTRAELCDWFAFSLPPGEQMLGYPVAGANEEMDVGERRFNFVWYRPADADHGLADLLTDIDGVRQPLSIPPTRIRSDVIAAMRRDAERLLAPQFAEVVHLTSQPFIQAILDLETPRMALGSRTVILGDAAFVARPHVGMGVTKAAADAAALVDALRGHSADLPMALATFETTRLPFGAAVVRRARHLGAYMQAQIATAEERAMAERHRSPEAVMAETAVATGIAA; the protein is encoded by the coding sequence ATGAGCGACGACCGCTGGAAGCGTGGAGTGCCGCCGAAGGCACTTGTGATCGGCGGATCAATGGCCGGTCTGTTCGCTGCGTTGCTGTTGCGGCGGGAAGGCTGGGACGTCGACGTCTACGAGCGTATCGGCGCCGAACTGGCGGGCCGTGGCGCGGGCATCGTCACGCATTCGGAGTTGTTCGACGTCCTGGCCCGGGCCGGCATCGATACCGCGGCCGCGGCGGTCGGGGTCGTCGTTCCGGGGCGGCGCGTGCTGGACCGGAGTGGCCAGATCGCGGGCGAACTCGGGTTGCGGCAAGTGCTCACGTCCTGGGGGCACCTCTACGGGCTCTTGAAGGCGGCGCTGCCGGCCGAGCACTACCATCACGGCAAGAACCTCACGGACGCCACGGAATTCGGCGACCGGGTGGTGGCGCGCTTTTCCGACGGCACCGAAGCGTCGGGAGACCTGCTGATCGGCGCCGACGGCATATTCTCGAGCGTCAGGACGCAGCTCGCGGCCAACGTCCAGCCCAAATATGCCGGTTACGTCGCCTGGCGGGGCCTCGTCAACGAGCGGGACCTGTCGGCTCGGACGCGGGCGGAATTGTGCGACTGGTTCGCCTTCAGCCTGCCTCCCGGGGAGCAGATGCTCGGCTATCCCGTTGCCGGGGCCAACGAAGAGATGGATGTCGGCGAGCGCCGCTTCAATTTCGTCTGGTATCGCCCGGCCGACGCTGACCATGGACTGGCGGATCTGCTGACGGATATCGACGGTGTCAGGCAGCCATTGTCGATTCCGCCGACCAGGATTCGATCCGATGTGATTGCCGCGATGCGTCGAGACGCCGAGCGGCTGTTGGCGCCGCAATTCGCCGAGGTCGTTCACCTCACGTCTCAGCCGTTCATCCAGGCCATCCTGGATCTCGAGACACCGCGCATGGCGCTCGGATCCCGCACCGTCATCCTCGGCGATGCTGCGTTCGTGGCGAGGCCCCATGTCGGCATGGGCGTGACGAAAGCCGCGGCGGATGCGGCGGCTCTGGTCGATGCGTTGCGAGGCCATTCGGCCGATCTGCCGATGGCGCTCGCGACGTTCGAGACAACCCGGCTCCCGTTCGGGGCCGCAGTCGTGCGGCGCGCCCGCCATCTCGGCGCGTACATGCAGGCGCAAATCGCCACGGCCGAGGAACGGGCGATGGCAGAGCGGCATCGCAGCCCCGAGGCGGTCATGGCGGAGACCGCGGTGGCAACCGGCATTGCCGCCTAG
- a CDS encoding DUF485 domain-containing protein, whose amino-acid sequence MDLQTIQQHPTFRQLASERTRLGVAMSIVMAAAYFSYILTIAFWPRLLGYPLWSGTVITWGVLVGVGLIALGFLLTAIYVRHANSRFDSLSQLLLEDLR is encoded by the coding sequence ATGGACCTGCAAACCATCCAGCAGCATCCGACGTTCAGACAGCTTGCGAGCGAGCGCACACGCCTTGGCGTTGCGATGTCGATCGTCATGGCCGCCGCCTACTTCAGCTACATCCTGACGATCGCATTCTGGCCCCGGCTGCTCGGGTATCCGCTGTGGAGCGGCACGGTGATCACCTGGGGCGTGTTGGTCGGCGTCGGCCTGATCGCGCTCGGCTTCCTGCTGACGGCGATCTACGTGCGGCACGCCAATTCCCGTTTCGACAGCCTCAGCCAGCTTCTTCTGGAGGATCTCCGATGA
- the actP gene encoding cation/acetate symporter ActP gives MTSRSVYGALIATAFVLPSGPAAADALTAATGTQQPLNATAIAMFLGFVAISLGITWWAARRGTSTAKDFYAAGGGLKGVQNGLAIAGDYTSAATFLGVTALVYTSGYDGMIYAIGFLVGFPMILFLIAEPLRNLGRYTFADVAAYRLSEVPVRAVAGVNTLVIVVFYLIAQLVGAGKLIQLLFGLPYIYAVGIVGVLMMIYVTVGGMLATTWVQIIKAILLMSGSVLMSILILGHFGFSLEALFRAAVTLHPKADAIMAPGGLVKDPVSAISLGLALIFGTAGLPHILMRFFTVSDARQARTSVLVATGFISIFYSLLFVLGFGAIAIVSANPQFRDASGALVGGVNMVALHLADAVGGSLLLGFISAVAFATILAVVSGLTLAGASAASHDLYARVIRRGRASEHEEVLVSKAAAVAISLIAMGLGVLFENQNIAFMVGLVFAIAASANFPVILLSIVWPDLTTRGAVSGSLAGLLASVGLVALSPGVWTAALKLGPAPFPYDNPALVSVPLAFAVSWAVSVLDRSAAAASVRASFGAQHVRAQTGLGVE, from the coding sequence ATGACGTCACGCTCGGTTTACGGAGCCCTGATTGCAACTGCTTTCGTCCTGCCTTCCGGGCCCGCAGCGGCCGACGCGCTGACCGCGGCGACAGGCACGCAGCAACCGTTGAACGCGACGGCGATCGCCATGTTCCTCGGCTTCGTCGCGATCAGTCTTGGCATCACATGGTGGGCTGCGCGGCGTGGTACGAGCACGGCCAAGGATTTCTATGCTGCCGGCGGCGGTCTCAAGGGCGTCCAGAACGGGCTCGCGATCGCCGGCGATTACACATCGGCTGCGACATTCCTCGGCGTTACCGCGCTCGTCTATACTTCGGGCTACGACGGCATGATCTATGCGATCGGCTTCCTGGTCGGCTTTCCGATGATCCTGTTCCTGATTGCCGAGCCGTTGCGCAATCTCGGCCGCTACACCTTTGCCGACGTGGCGGCATATCGGTTGTCCGAAGTCCCGGTGAGGGCGGTCGCGGGCGTCAACACCCTCGTGATCGTGGTCTTCTATCTGATTGCCCAGCTGGTCGGCGCCGGCAAGCTGATCCAGTTGCTGTTCGGGCTTCCCTACATCTACGCGGTCGGCATCGTCGGCGTATTGATGATGATCTATGTAACGGTCGGAGGCATGCTCGCGACGACCTGGGTGCAGATCATCAAGGCCATCCTGCTGATGTCGGGCTCGGTGCTGATGTCGATCCTGATCCTCGGGCACTTCGGCTTTAGCCTGGAGGCGCTGTTCCGTGCAGCCGTGACGTTGCATCCGAAGGCCGACGCCATCATGGCGCCGGGCGGACTCGTCAAGGATCCGGTATCGGCGATCTCTCTCGGGCTCGCCCTGATTTTCGGCACGGCCGGGTTGCCGCATATCCTGATGCGCTTCTTCACCGTGAGCGATGCCCGCCAGGCGCGCACATCGGTGCTGGTCGCGACCGGGTTCATCTCGATCTTCTATAGCCTGTTGTTCGTGCTCGGCTTCGGCGCCATCGCGATCGTTTCGGCCAACCCGCAGTTTCGGGATGCGTCGGGCGCCCTCGTTGGCGGCGTCAACATGGTGGCCCTGCATCTGGCCGATGCCGTCGGCGGATCGCTGCTGCTCGGGTTCATCTCGGCGGTGGCGTTCGCGACGATCCTCGCTGTCGTATCGGGGCTGACGCTCGCGGGAGCCTCGGCGGCGAGCCACGACCTCTATGCCCGCGTGATCCGCCGGGGCCGTGCCAGCGAGCATGAGGAAGTGCTCGTCTCGAAGGCTGCCGCGGTTGCGATCAGCCTGATTGCGATGGGTCTGGGTGTCTTGTTCGAGAACCAGAACATCGCATTCATGGTCGGACTGGTGTTTGCGATCGCGGCGAGTGCGAACTTCCCGGTGATCCTTCTCTCGATCGTCTGGCCCGACCTGACGACACGCGGCGCCGTGAGCGGGTCGCTCGCCGGCCTGCTGGCTTCGGTGGGACTGGTCGCGCTCAGCCCGGGCGTCTGGACCGCGGCGTTGAAGCTCGGGCCTGCACCATTCCCTTACGACAATCCGGCCCTGGTCTCGGTTCCGCTCGCCTTCGCCGTATCGTGGGCGGTGTCCGTGCTGGACCGCAGTGCGGCAGCCGCTTCCGTCCGCGCCTCGTTCGGCGCGCAGCACGTTCGCGCCCAGACGGGGCTCGGCGTCGAGTAA
- a CDS encoding sugar-binding protein yields the protein MKKALLAAAVLAMMATPGFAQSYKFVIVPKAMNNPFFDFARDGCQKRAKELGNIECIYKGPVEHEPATQAQIIQDFITQKVDGLAISVADVAAMTKSIEAATAAGIPVITFDADAPGSKRIGYIGTDNKEFGVALGKQLLKLRPDGGKYAMVSGGPGAKNLAERVDGVREALKGSKWTEIGGSPTFCNDDPALGVQQMTDLRTAVPDLAAIIPVGGWPMFAPEAFKAFASKSKKDLDAGKFTLVVADTLKMQLELLNEGYVNTLIGQRPFEMGEKAMDTLLAIKKGQKVPEIIHTGLDVVTKDNVAAMLK from the coding sequence ATGAAGAAGGCACTTCTTGCCGCTGCGGTCCTCGCCATGATGGCGACGCCCGGCTTTGCCCAGAGCTACAAATTCGTGATCGTGCCCAAGGCGATGAACAATCCGTTCTTCGATTTCGCGCGCGACGGTTGCCAGAAGCGCGCCAAGGAACTCGGCAACATCGAATGCATCTACAAGGGTCCTGTCGAGCACGAGCCGGCGACGCAAGCGCAGATCATCCAAGATTTCATCACCCAGAAGGTGGACGGTCTGGCCATCTCGGTCGCCGATGTCGCGGCCATGACCAAGTCGATCGAGGCGGCAACTGCTGCCGGCATTCCCGTCATCACGTTTGACGCTGACGCGCCGGGCTCGAAGCGGATTGGCTATATCGGCACCGACAACAAGGAGTTCGGCGTCGCGCTCGGCAAGCAGTTGCTGAAGCTCCGGCCCGATGGCGGCAAGTACGCGATGGTCTCCGGCGGGCCAGGTGCGAAGAATCTGGCCGAACGCGTCGATGGCGTCCGGGAGGCGCTCAAAGGCTCGAAGTGGACCGAAATCGGGGGATCGCCGACGTTCTGCAACGATGACCCCGCGCTGGGCGTCCAGCAGATGACCGATCTGCGCACCGCTGTTCCCGACCTCGCGGCGATCATCCCGGTCGGCGGCTGGCCGATGTTCGCCCCGGAAGCCTTCAAGGCGTTCGCCAGCAAGAGCAAGAAGGACCTCGACGCCGGCAAGTTCACGCTCGTCGTGGCCGATACCCTCAAGATGCAGCTTGAACTTCTGAACGAGGGCTATGTCAACACACTGATCGGCCAGCGTCCGTTCGAGATGGGCGAGAAAGCGATGGATACGCTGCTCGCCATCAAGAAGGGCCAGAAGGTGCCGGAGATCATCCACACCGGTCTCGACGTCGTGACAAAGGACAACGTCGCGGCGATGCTGAAGTAG
- a CDS encoding ABC transporter permease, whose translation MVTPLESPITFTNVGKTKWWQSGFFASQTGYVLLALVALFVVMNFASPYFLTEGNMQNVAKNFSFIAIATLGVTFVIITGGIDLSVGSVMCFSAMITSMVMTQISTPGQPGAEWFVHLADDGKTVIANMPGLILLVSVLAGLGVALIVGLVNGFCIAVLGLSPFVTTLGMLSIVRGLGYVVSNGRGSFPSGPEADYLYALTSGVVFGMPAPFIYLVVLAVAMAIVLRHTGFGRHVFAVGGNEKAAALTGIPVVRVKIEIYVICALAAGLQGIIVSGWLGSAPANMATSYELNVIAAAVIGGANLAGGAGGPLGAIVGCVLLEVIRNGLVLAQINSYWQQTLVGVIIIAAVLVDRLRSRMA comes from the coding sequence ATGGTCACGCCCCTGGAATCTCCCATCACCTTCACCAATGTCGGCAAGACCAAATGGTGGCAGAGCGGCTTCTTTGCCTCGCAGACCGGGTACGTCCTGCTCGCGCTGGTGGCGCTGTTCGTGGTGATGAACTTCGCCAGCCCCTACTTCCTCACCGAAGGCAATATGCAGAATGTGGCGAAGAACTTTTCCTTCATCGCCATCGCCACGCTCGGCGTGACCTTCGTCATTATCACCGGCGGCATCGACCTCTCGGTGGGCTCGGTGATGTGCTTTTCCGCGATGATCACCTCGATGGTCATGACGCAAATCTCGACGCCGGGGCAGCCTGGCGCGGAGTGGTTCGTGCATTTGGCCGACGACGGCAAAACCGTGATCGCAAATATGCCCGGCTTGATCCTGCTCGTCTCGGTCCTGGCAGGGCTCGGCGTCGCGCTGATCGTCGGTCTCGTCAATGGCTTCTGCATCGCGGTGCTCGGGCTGTCGCCCTTCGTCACCACGCTCGGCATGCTTTCGATCGTGCGCGGCCTCGGATACGTCGTCTCCAACGGCCGCGGCAGCTTTCCCAGCGGCCCCGAAGCCGATTATCTCTACGCGCTGACATCCGGCGTCGTATTCGGCATGCCGGCGCCGTTCATCTATCTCGTGGTTCTTGCGGTGGCGATGGCGATCGTGCTGCGTCACACCGGTTTCGGCCGCCACGTCTTTGCCGTCGGCGGCAACGAGAAGGCGGCCGCGCTGACCGGCATTCCGGTCGTACGGGTGAAGATCGAGATCTATGTGATCTGCGCGCTCGCCGCGGGTCTGCAGGGCATCATCGTCTCGGGCTGGCTGGGATCGGCGCCGGCAAACATGGCGACATCCTACGAGCTCAACGTGATCGCAGCCGCCGTCATCGGCGGCGCCAATCTCGCCGGCGGCGCCGGCGGCCCGCTCGGGGCGATCGTCGGCTGCGTGCTGCTCGAGGTGATCCGCAACGGCCTCGTGCTCGCGCAGATCAACTCCTACTGGCAGCAGACCTTGGTGGGCGTGATCATCATCGCAGCGGTGCTGGTCGATCGTCTTCGCTCACGCATGGCCTGA
- a CDS encoding ATP-binding cassette domain-containing protein gives MVTPHDAGLAVLELKGIGKEFGAIRALHGVDLRVSPGEVVGLMGDNGAGKSTLVKIIAGNFPPSHGEIRFDGKPVHFARPIDARAVGIEVVYQDLALADNLTAAANVFLGRELKRKLGPFAFLDHKAMAARALELFGELRSETRPHDLVKQMSGGQRQAVAIARTRLSNAKLVMMDEPTAAISVRQVEQVLSLIHRLKEQGVAVMLISHRMPDVFAVCDRVVVMRRGEKRADKAIGDTSPEEVTSLITGAREAA, from the coding sequence ATGGTAACCCCTCACGACGCCGGGCTGGCGGTCCTGGAGTTGAAGGGCATCGGCAAGGAGTTCGGCGCCATTCGCGCGTTGCATGGCGTCGACCTGCGCGTTTCTCCCGGCGAGGTGGTCGGCCTGATGGGAGACAACGGCGCCGGCAAGTCGACGCTGGTCAAGATCATCGCCGGCAACTTCCCGCCGAGTCACGGCGAGATCCGTTTTGACGGCAAGCCGGTTCATTTCGCCCGGCCGATCGATGCCCGCGCGGTCGGAATCGAAGTGGTCTATCAGGACCTCGCGCTCGCCGACAATCTCACGGCAGCGGCCAATGTCTTCCTCGGCCGTGAGCTCAAGCGCAAGCTTGGTCCGTTCGCGTTTCTCGACCACAAGGCGATGGCAGCCCGCGCGCTGGAGCTGTTCGGCGAGCTGCGTTCGGAGACCCGACCGCACGATCTCGTCAAGCAGATGTCGGGCGGCCAGCGTCAGGCGGTCGCGATCGCACGGACTCGGCTGTCCAATGCCAAGCTCGTGATGATGGACGAGCCGACGGCCGCGATCTCGGTCCGCCAGGTCGAGCAGGTGCTGAGCCTGATCCATCGCCTGAAGGAACAGGGCGTCGCGGTGATGCTGATCTCGCACCGCATGCCCGACGTGTTCGCGGTCTGCGACCGCGTCGTCGTGATGCGCCGCGGCGAAAAACGTGCCGACAAGGCGATCGGCGACACCAGCCCCGAGGAAGTCACCTCCCTCATCACGGGAGCGAGAGAGGCTGCGTAA
- a CDS encoding carbohydrate porin: protein MLHRSVNTARACGVGIALLSLFGGGAHAADLLTKAPPVPYTETDDFWTRPYLFGDLGRTQLKERGISLALTLGDEAVGNLSGGNRNTATQAGQLFFQAKFDMAKLAGIQGGTVGLTLVDRFGRNLNDEAGIPALQLTNEVFGRGSILRLTELYYSQKLFDDRLELKGGRLPVGSDFFFGLCEFINLTFCGGQPGNIQGGYIYNWPVSQWAGVAHYNFTKEWQLSVGVYDANPNYLTTSDSATYFLPGVPGSSRASGVLVPVEVVWAPSGPLNGTWRFGGWYDSASTIDGGLPGIIAIAPGIGGVSDQNLGDQRGRYGIYESILQRLTVEGAKAQGWYMFLNTTVADHRTSYQDYQVALGFRHTGTFSWRPEDEVGFAVGTTHVNSAALTLNAGGNEVPIEAWYGWQATGWMNLKFDAQYVINPGGRGYNGAGIKTENAWVLGLRTLVHF from the coding sequence ATGTTGCATAGGTCTGTAAACACCGCGCGGGCATGCGGCGTGGGGATCGCTTTGTTATCCTTGTTCGGCGGCGGCGCGCATGCGGCCGATCTCTTAACGAAGGCTCCGCCTGTGCCTTACACGGAGACCGATGATTTCTGGACAAGACCGTATCTGTTCGGTGATCTCGGCAGAACGCAGTTGAAGGAACGCGGTATCTCGCTGGCCCTGACGCTGGGCGACGAAGCCGTCGGCAATTTGTCGGGCGGCAACAGGAACACCGCGACCCAGGCCGGACAGCTATTCTTTCAAGCCAAGTTCGATATGGCGAAGCTTGCCGGCATCCAGGGCGGTACGGTCGGCCTCACGCTGGTCGACCGCTTCGGCCGCAACCTGAACGACGAGGCGGGCATTCCGGCCTTGCAGCTGACCAACGAAGTGTTCGGCCGCGGCAGCATTCTTCGCCTCACCGAACTCTACTATTCGCAGAAGCTGTTCGATGACCGCCTTGAACTCAAGGGCGGCCGTCTGCCGGTCGGCTCCGACTTCTTCTTCGGCCTGTGCGAGTTCATCAACCTGACCTTCTGCGGCGGCCAGCCCGGCAACATCCAGGGTGGCTACATCTACAACTGGCCGGTGAGCCAATGGGCCGGTGTCGCACACTACAACTTCACCAAGGAATGGCAGCTTTCGGTCGGCGTCTACGACGCCAATCCGAACTATCTGACGACGTCGGACTCCGCGACCTACTTCCTGCCTGGCGTCCCCGGCTCGAGCCGGGCCTCCGGCGTGCTGGTGCCGGTCGAGGTGGTCTGGGCGCCGAGCGGTCCGCTGAACGGGACCTGGCGATTCGGCGGCTGGTATGACAGCGCGTCGACGATCGACGGCGGCCTTCCCGGTATCATCGCGATCGCCCCGGGCATCGGCGGCGTCTCGGACCAGAATCTGGGCGATCAACGCGGCCGCTATGGCATCTATGAGTCGATCCTGCAGCGACTGACCGTTGAGGGTGCAAAGGCACAGGGTTGGTACATGTTCCTCAACACGACGGTCGCCGATCACCGGACGTCGTATCAGGACTACCAGGTCGCCCTGGGCTTCCGGCACACCGGAACGTTCTCCTGGCGTCCGGAAGACGAAGTCGGTTTCGCAGTGGGTACGACCCACGTGAATTCGGCCGCGCTCACCCTGAATGCGGGCGGAAACGAAGTTCCGATCGAAGCCTGGTACGGCTGGCAGGCGACTGGCTGGATGAACCTCAAGTTCGACGCCCAGTACGTGATCAATCCCGGCGGGCGCGGCTATAATGGCGCAGGCATCAAGACCGAGAATGCCTGGGTCCTTGGTCTGCGCACGCTGGTGCACTTCTGA
- a CDS encoding ABC transporter permease codes for MMKKELGLFLLLAVISAITGAINPAFLSFVNLLNMANLIGLFGVFALGEGLVIITGGIDLSLGSMFALLGVVFIDLLTTYQVPWPFALLLVLMGGLALGGIQGFLITRLKMQSFIVTLCGLLIYRGAARYYTSDSTRGFGYGDEASTLGNIASGNIAGIPNTFIFLIILALILGVLLHRSVYGRWLYAVGKNEEAARFSGINTNVVIATAYVISGGLAGVSTVMFVFYTNSVSPSSFGNFYELYAIAAAVLGGCSLRGGEGSILGIVLGTALLQVLQNLVNILGIPNSLNFAVMGTVILIGVLADQQLQARRRRKAALAGLARTAPRAKETTILQSASAHGATALPTSAGDQA; via the coding sequence ATGATGAAGAAGGAACTCGGCCTGTTCTTGCTGCTGGCGGTGATCTCCGCAATCACCGGCGCGATCAATCCGGCCTTCCTGTCGTTCGTGAACTTGCTGAACATGGCCAATCTGATCGGCCTGTTCGGTGTGTTCGCACTGGGCGAAGGTCTCGTCATCATCACCGGAGGCATCGATCTTTCGCTCGGCTCGATGTTCGCGCTGCTCGGCGTCGTTTTCATCGACTTGCTGACGACGTATCAGGTGCCCTGGCCGTTCGCGCTGTTGCTGGTCCTGATGGGCGGGCTGGCGCTGGGCGGCATCCAGGGTTTCCTGATCACGCGGCTGAAAATGCAGTCCTTCATCGTGACGCTGTGCGGGCTGCTGATCTATCGCGGCGCCGCGCGCTATTACACCAGCGATTCGACACGCGGCTTCGGCTATGGTGACGAGGCCAGCACGCTGGGCAACATCGCCTCCGGCAATATCGCAGGCATTCCGAACACCTTCATCTTCCTGATCATCCTGGCGCTGATCCTCGGCGTGCTGCTGCATCGTTCGGTCTACGGACGCTGGCTTTATGCGGTGGGCAAGAACGAGGAAGCGGCGCGCTTCTCCGGTATCAACACAAATGTCGTGATCGCGACCGCCTATGTCATCAGCGGCGGCCTCGCCGGCGTTTCGACCGTGATGTTCGTCTTCTACACCAACTCGGTCTCTCCGAGTTCCTTCGGCAATTTCTACGAACTCTATGCGATTGCGGCCGCCGTCCTCGGCGGCTGCAGCCTGCGCGGCGGCGAGGGCTCGATTCTCGGCATCGTGCTGGGCACGGCGCTGCTGCAGGTGCTGCAGAACCTCGTGAACATCCTCGGCATTCCGAACTCCCTGAACTTCGCGGTGATGGGGACCGTGATTCTGATCGGCGTGCTGGCGGATCAGCAATTGCAGGCCCGGCGGCGGCGCAAGGCGGCGCTGGCCGGCCTCGCCCGCACGGCGCCTCGAGCAAAGGAAACCACAATTCTGCAAAGCGCATCTGCGCACGGCGCGACGGCGCTGCCGACGAGCGCGGGCGATCAAGCATGA
- a CDS encoding sugar ABC transporter ATP-binding protein, translating to MAETLLELSGISKTYPGVRALDDVNLHVCRGEVLGLIGENGAGKSTLMRVLAGVIAPSAGVIRIGGNDHARMTVNEATLAGIAFVHQELNLFENLDVAANVFIGREKLAGGLLKLVDNAEMRACVTPLLQRLGADFTPNTLVDNLSIAERQMVEIAKALSIDARVIIMDEPTSSLTISETERLLEVIADLKAHGISVIYISHRLGEIMSCADRVVVLRDGRTVGELARDELSHAAMIRLMIGRDLKALYTPPARSPEPGGCDIAGVVTTAFPDRQIDLSVRRGEILGLAGLVGAGRTSLARAVFGVDPLLGGEIRIDNEPVGVASPRDAIRQGIYLVPEDRKKSGLVLELPIRENVTLASLLDHARMWLVNGGSERKIAKEQARRLSIKAPSIDIEAVTLSGGNQQKVVLGKWLSMQPRVMFFDEPTRGIDVGAKSEIYALMRSLADRGVAIVMISSDMEEVIGVSDRVAVMHEGSVSGVLEREQFSEYNVLRLAVGQALETLETAAP from the coding sequence ATGGCGGAGACGCTGCTCGAACTCAGCGGTATCAGCAAGACCTATCCCGGCGTCAGGGCGCTCGACGACGTCAATCTGCACGTCTGCCGCGGCGAGGTGCTGGGCCTGATCGGCGAGAACGGCGCCGGCAAGTCGACGCTGATGCGCGTGCTGGCCGGCGTGATCGCGCCGAGCGCGGGCGTGATCCGCATCGGCGGCAACGATCACGCAAGGATGACGGTGAACGAGGCGACCCTGGCCGGCATCGCCTTTGTGCACCAGGAGCTGAACCTGTTCGAGAATCTCGACGTCGCGGCCAATGTCTTCATCGGGCGCGAGAAACTCGCCGGCGGCCTGCTGAAGCTGGTGGACAACGCGGAGATGCGCGCCTGCGTGACGCCGCTGCTGCAACGGCTGGGCGCCGATTTCACGCCGAACACGCTGGTCGACAATTTGTCGATCGCGGAGCGTCAGATGGTGGAGATCGCCAAGGCGCTCTCGATCGATGCCCGCGTGATCATCATGGACGAACCGACCTCCAGCCTGACGATTTCGGAGACCGAGCGGTTGCTGGAGGTGATCGCCGACCTGAAGGCCCACGGCATCTCGGTGATCTACATCTCTCACCGCCTCGGCGAGATCATGAGCTGCGCCGATCGCGTCGTGGTGCTGCGCGACGGGCGCACCGTGGGGGAACTGGCGCGCGACGAGCTGAGCCATGCCGCGATGATCCGGCTGATGATCGGCCGCGACCTCAAGGCACTCTACACACCTCCGGCACGCTCGCCAGAGCCGGGTGGCTGCGATATCGCCGGCGTTGTGACGACGGCCTTTCCCGACCGGCAGATCGACCTTTCCGTGCGGCGCGGCGAGATCCTCGGCCTCGCCGGGCTGGTCGGCGCCGGCCGCACCTCCCTCGCCCGCGCGGTATTCGGCGTCGACCCGCTGCTGGGGGGCGAGATCAGGATCGACAACGAACCGGTCGGTGTCGCCTCGCCGCGCGATGCGATCAGGCAAGGGATTTACCTCGTGCCGGAGGATCGCAAGAAATCCGGACTGGTGCTGGAGCTGCCGATCCGGGAGAACGTGACGCTCGCGAGCCTGCTGGATCATGCGCGGATGTGGCTGGTCAACGGCGGATCCGAGCGCAAAATCGCGAAGGAACAGGCGAGGCGCCTGTCGATCAAGGCACCGAGCATCGACATCGAAGCCGTGACGCTCTCCGGCGGCAACCAGCAGAAGGTGGTGCTGGGCAAGTGGCTCTCCATGCAGCCGCGCGTGATGTTCTTCGACGAGCCGACCCGCGGCATCGATGTCGGCGCCAAGAGCGAGATCTACGCGCTGATGCGCAGCCTCGCCGACCGCGGCGTTGCGATCGTGATGATCTCCTCCGACATGGAAGAGGTCATCGGCGTCTCCGACCGCGTCGCAGTGATGCATGAAGGAAGCGTCAGCGGCGTGCTCGAGCGCGAGCAGTTCAGCGAATACAACGTGTTGAGGCTGGCGGTCGGCCAGGCGCTCGAAACCCTGGAGACCGCTGCGCCATGA